From a single Zeugodacus cucurbitae isolate PBARC_wt_2022May chromosome Y, idZeuCucr1.2, whole genome shotgun sequence genomic region:
- the LOC128923458 gene encoding uncharacterized protein LOC128923458, whose product MTTINCPLCIDNHLLRWCPKFRQMSPENRLRTTLIHRYCSNCLASNHSKDECDSVIRCKRCGSPHHTMLHGISSDVEELDEDVVELTWAQQVEAAEMEEETIATTDSIPIQPCQPTASVMQPRESSDQRCLSRIPHAQDRARLDSSRRLRRAGNFYSDWRHGNDRLRLDSSQRHYPDPAERNASRRPPRPKRRRGQGARRQADARRIIKDRHATLPWQQKIALSPTALIKIRPATRFITVRAMINPVSPSTVILASTITRLRLRTQARGDSRVCDFMFRDNHGGQSEISVTAKIQRHQLPPTPVRSLEDHTLQHFQNLRLADNDFYKSAPVEVILGADIYSRLILPGLQPATVGQLVAQNTTLGYVISGVV is encoded by the coding sequence atgacGACCATCAATTGCCCGTTATGCATAGATAATCATCTTCTACGCTGGTGCCCAAAATTTCGCCAGATGTCCCCAGAAAATAGGCTGAGGACAACCTTAATACACCGCTATTGCAGCAACTGCCTTGCCTCGAACCACTCAAAGGATGAGTGCGACAGCGTAATACGCTGTAAACGTTGCGGCAGCCCTCACCATACAATGCTCCATGGCATTAGTTCAGATGTCGAAGAACTAGACGAGGATGTCGTAGAGTTAACATGGGCACAACAAGTCGAGGCAGCGGAAATGGAAGAGGAAACCATCGCTACGACGGATTCGATACCTATTCAACCATGTCAACCGACGGCATCAGTCATGCAACCAAGGGAAAGCTCTGACCAACGATGCCTCTCCCGCATACCACACGCCCAGGATCGAGccagactcgattcgtctcgcCGACTTCGGCGTGCTGGTAACTTCTATTCGGATTGGCGGCATGGTAACGATCGACTGagactcgattcgtctcagCGACATTACCCGGACCCAGCGGAACGCAATGCGTCCCGCCGGCCACCCCGTCCGAAGAGAAGGCGAGGACAAGGTGCTCGACGTCAAGCAGACGCACGCCGTATCATCAAGGATAGGCACGCGACACTACCTTGGCAGCAAAAAATAGCGCTTTCACCGACCGCCTTAATCAAGATACGCCCGGCAACCAGGTTTATCACTGTGCGAGCCATGATTAACCCGGTCAGTCCATCCACTGTCATTCTCGCCTCCACTATTACACGACTGCGACTCCGCACACAAGCCCGTGGAGACAGCCGAGTGTGCGATTTCATGTTTCGAGACAACCATGGTGGACAGTCAGAAATCTCCGTAACAGCAAAAATACAACGTCATCAACTACCACCGACGCCAGTAAGGTCTCTGGAAGACCACACTCTTCAACACTTCCAGAACCTAAGACTCGCAGACAACGACTTCTACAAGTCAGCGCCAGTCGAGGTAATTTTGGGAGCGGACATCTACTCCCGGCTCATACTACCAGGGTTACAACCAGCGACAGTGGGACAACTCGTCGCCCAAAATACGACGCTGGGATATGTAATATCCGGCGTCGTATAA